A region from the Mucilaginibacter sp. CSA2-8R genome encodes:
- a CDS encoding pirin family protein, which produces MANTILHKAEGRGHANHGWLDSYHTFSFGSYYNPQAMSFGALRVLNDDTVSGGMGFGRHPHDNMEIISIPLEGDLEHKDSMGNAAIIREGDIQAMSAGTGIYHSEQNAHKNEKVKFLQIWIYPNQKNVTPRYDQLTLNLADRHNRLQQVLSPDPDDAGIWIYQNAWFHIGKFEQGKSVTYSLKDKAHNGVYAFILKGDVTINGQKLNTRDGLGSWDVDVLDITAETEAEFLLMEVPMEF; this is translated from the coding sequence ATGGCAAACACAATATTACATAAAGCAGAAGGCCGGGGTCATGCTAATCATGGCTGGTTAGATAGTTACCACACTTTTAGTTTTGGCAGCTACTACAACCCACAAGCTATGAGTTTTGGTGCCCTGCGAGTGCTTAATGATGATACCGTAAGTGGCGGTATGGGTTTTGGAAGGCACCCGCACGATAATATGGAGATTATTTCTATCCCGTTGGAAGGTGACCTGGAACATAAGGATAGTATGGGTAATGCGGCCATCATCCGCGAGGGTGATATACAAGCGATGAGTGCCGGAACGGGAATTTACCATAGTGAGCAAAACGCACACAAAAATGAAAAGGTAAAATTTTTACAGATCTGGATTTATCCCAATCAAAAAAATGTAACGCCACGTTATGATCAACTTACCTTAAACCTAGCCGACCGTCATAACCGTTTACAACAAGTTTTATCGCCCGACCCCGACGACGCAGGTATTTGGATTTACCAGAACGCCTGGTTCCATATAGGGAAATTTGAACAAGGTAAATCGGTTACCTACAGCCTGAAAGACAAGGCACATAATGGCGTTTATGCTTTTATCTTAAAAGGCGACGTAACCATTAACGGACAGAAACTTAACACCCGAGATGGCTTAGGCAGTTGGGATGTTGATGTGTTAGATATTACTGCCGAAACAGAGGCAGAGTTTTTGTTGATGGAAGTGCCGATGGAATTTTAA
- a CDS encoding aspartate kinase, with product MLTVEKIGGTSMSALQDVIKNVILYNRTGNELYNRIFVVSAFSGVTNLLLENKKTGEPGVYHLIARQENFRTALEDLIVKLKELNKKYESLGLDLPAADEFIEKHVRHAQGFLENLSGILASGYVSTEGILQAAREILASIGETHSAYVLTSILQGMGINATLVDLSGFHDHEPYTIDERIKQAFKDINLASTICIATGYTKGTEGIMREFDRGYSEVTFSKIAVAVHPQEAIIHKEYHLCSADPVLVGIHNCVPIGFTNYDVADQLADVGMEAIHPKASKPLEINNINLRVKNTFEPEHPGTLITREYVSPEKKVEVITGTNRLMMLDIYDPLMVGNVGTDLEIMQIFKKHNVSYNFKATSANSISIVIWEKDYTKALYDELHLKFEKATAEKVAIVCLISSNMDQPGLLARAASALAKAGINIKSAGFALRQINIQFLVDRQDFDTAVIALNAAM from the coding sequence ATGTTAACTGTTGAAAAAATAGGCGGCACTTCCATGAGTGCCCTGCAGGATGTTATAAAAAATGTCATCCTATATAACCGTACCGGCAACGAGCTTTACAATCGCATATTTGTGGTTTCGGCATTTTCGGGTGTTACCAATTTACTGCTCGAAAACAAAAAGACCGGCGAACCTGGTGTTTACCATTTAATTGCCCGCCAGGAAAATTTCAGAACTGCGTTGGAAGATTTAATTGTAAAGCTTAAAGAGCTTAACAAAAAATATGAGTCGTTGGGTTTGGATTTGCCTGCAGCTGACGAATTTATTGAGAAACACGTGCGCCATGCCCAGGGTTTTCTCGAAAATTTGTCGGGTATACTGGCGTCGGGCTATGTAAGTACCGAGGGGATTTTACAGGCGGCGCGTGAGATTTTAGCCTCTATTGGCGAAACACATTCTGCTTATGTGCTCACCAGTATTTTACAAGGAATGGGCATCAATGCTACTTTGGTTGATTTGAGCGGATTTCATGACCATGAGCCATATACCATTGATGAACGTATTAAGCAGGCCTTTAAAGATATAAACTTAGCCAGCACTATCTGTATTGCTACCGGCTACACCAAAGGCACCGAGGGTATTATGCGCGAGTTTGACCGTGGCTATTCCGAAGTTACCTTTAGCAAAATTGCAGTAGCTGTGCATCCGCAAGAAGCTATTATCCATAAAGAGTATCACTTATGCTCAGCCGATCCGGTTTTGGTAGGCATCCACAACTGTGTACCTATTGGCTTTACCAATTATGATGTGGCTGACCAACTGGCTGACGTGGGCATGGAAGCCATTCACCCGAAAGCATCAAAGCCTTTAGAGATCAATAACATTAACCTGCGCGTTAAAAATACGTTCGAGCCTGAGCATCCGGGTACACTGATTACCCGTGAGTATGTATCTCCTGAGAAAAAAGTAGAGGTAATTACCGGCACCAACCGATTAATGATGCTTGATATTTACGATCCGTTAATGGTTGGTAATGTTGGTACAGACTTAGAAATTATGCAAATTTTTAAGAAGCATAATGTAAGTTACAATTTTAAAGCAACCAGTGCCAACAGCATCTCCATCGTTATCTGGGAGAAAGATTATACTAAAGCCCTATATGATGAACTGCATTTAAAATTTGAAAAGGCAACCGCCGAAAAAGTGGCCATTGTTTGCTTAATCAGTTCTAACATGGATCAACCTGGTTTGCTGGCCCGCGCAGCAAGTGCTTTAGCTAAAGCTGGTATCAATATCAAAAGTGCAGGTTTTGCTTTACGACAAATTAATATACAATTTTTGGTAGACCGCCAGGACTTTGATACCGCCGTTATTGCGTTGAACGCAGCGATGTAA
- the proC gene encoding pyrroline-5-carboxylate reductase, with protein sequence MNRNIAILGSGNIGLSLAKGLIKANKYEPEQITLTRRNVMALASLAEAGLGTTSDNAQAVRNADIVVLAILPQQLNKLLNEIKPAIRSGEHLLISVVSGVSCEDIRKQLNMDVQVVRAMPNTAIAIGHSMTCIATDKASAESMAVVQSIFDTVGITVQINEELMTSATALCACGIAFFLRSIRAASQGGTEIGFHAHDALKMAAQTAKGAADLLLQLASHPEQEIDKVTSPKGCTIAGLNEMEHHGFSSALIKGIKLSAEKAGALYTKES encoded by the coding sequence ATGAATAGGAACATCGCTATTTTAGGCAGTGGTAATATAGGTTTATCATTGGCCAAAGGATTAATTAAGGCTAATAAATACGAGCCTGAGCAAATAACCCTTACCCGCCGTAACGTTATGGCTTTAGCCAGTTTGGCCGAAGCCGGTTTAGGCACCACGTCTGACAACGCGCAGGCCGTACGAAATGCTGATATCGTCGTGTTGGCTATACTACCGCAACAACTCAATAAGCTTCTGAACGAAATAAAACCGGCGATCCGCTCGGGCGAGCACCTGCTGATTTCGGTAGTGTCGGGTGTAAGTTGCGAAGATATTCGTAAACAATTGAATATGGATGTACAAGTAGTGCGTGCCATGCCTAACACCGCTATTGCCATAGGCCACTCCATGACTTGTATTGCTACCGATAAAGCCAGTGCCGAAAGCATGGCCGTGGTACAATCTATTTTTGATACTGTGGGCATCACCGTTCAGATTAATGAAGAACTCATGACCTCAGCTACTGCATTATGCGCCTGCGGTATAGCGTTCTTTTTGCGCTCTATTCGTGCTGCATCGCAAGGCGGTACCGAAATTGGTTTCCATGCTCATGATGCGCTTAAAATGGCTGCCCAAACTGCTAAAGGTGCTGCCGATTTGCTTCTGCAATTAGCCTCGCACCCTGAGCAGGAGATTGACAAAGTAACGTCGCCTAAAGGATGCACCATTGCCGGGCTTAATGAGATGGAGCACCATGGCTTTAGTTCTGCACTGATAAAAGGTATTAAATTGTCGGCCGAAAAAGCCGGGGCTTTATACACCAAAGAAAGTTAA
- the argB gene encoding acetylglutamate kinase has protein sequence MKPLYIIKIGGNVIDNSENLYHFLKDFTALDGYKILVHGGGKIATQISEQMGIEAKLVDGRRITDIETLRVVTMVYAGLINKNIVAQLQRFGTNAIGLTGADGNFIKATKRPVKTIDYGFVGDINNESVNAVNLSALIEAGFTPTFCALTHDGDGQMLNTNADTIASALAVALSAHYETTLIYCFEKKGVLQDINNEESLIREINPQRYDELKKDQIIHSGMLPKLDNAFAAIGNGVKAVVIGKSDELKNLQQNQPFGTRLSN, from the coding sequence ATGAAACCTTTATATATTATTAAGATAGGCGGAAACGTAATTGATAATTCTGAAAATCTTTATCACTTTTTGAAAGATTTCACGGCTTTAGACGGTTATAAAATACTGGTTCATGGCGGCGGTAAAATAGCTACCCAGATTTCGGAGCAAATGGGTATAGAAGCTAAGCTGGTGGATGGCAGGCGCATTACTGACATTGAAACCCTCCGCGTAGTAACTATGGTATATGCTGGGCTTATCAATAAAAATATTGTAGCACAGTTGCAGCGCTTTGGCACCAATGCTATTGGACTTACCGGAGCCGACGGTAACTTCATTAAGGCCACGAAGCGCCCCGTCAAAACTATCGACTACGGTTTTGTAGGCGATATTAATAATGAGTCGGTAAATGCGGTTAATTTAAGTGCTTTAATAGAAGCGGGTTTTACCCCGACTTTTTGTGCGTTAACACATGATGGCGACGGACAAATGCTTAATACCAATGCCGATACTATTGCCTCGGCATTAGCCGTCGCTTTATCAGCCCATTATGAAACTACATTGATCTATTGCTTTGAGAAAAAAGGGGTGCTGCAAGACATCAACAATGAGGAATCGTTGATCAGAGAAATTAATCCGCAACGCTACGATGAGTTAAAAAAAGATCAAATAATTCACAGTGGGATGTTACCCAAGCTTGATAATGCTTTTGCAGCCATTGGTAATGGTGTAAAAGCGGTAGTTATTGGTAAGTCTGATGAATTAAAAAACTTGCAGCAAAATCAACCCTTCGGAACACGATTAAGTAATTAA
- a CDS encoding NAD(P)/FAD-dependent oxidoreductase → MADMFLGKSSGKPRVVIIGGGFGGVNVGRHLRNEDVEVVMIDKHNYHTFQPLLYQVAIGAIEADAVGFPIRRIFTGYKNFAFHMAEVQKINADTSSVSTSLGDIHYDYLVIATGANTNYFGNKEIEHFTMPMKNIPEALNIRSSVLQNLEKAAVTADKAERDALLTFVVVGGGPTGAELSGALAEMRTNMLCKDFPDLKPDDMKVYLAEGKPKLIAAMSEQASVKAKEFLSDMGVIIYNDVHVTSYNGDELKIDNGVTVRTKNVFWAAGVKGEVPEGISQDIVVRGARIQTDEISRVKGYQNVFAIGDVAAMITPDSPEGHPGVAPVAIQQGAHLAKNIINIIKGQKTEPFKYHDKGSLATIGRNKAVADLGKLHFQGFFAWLIWMFVHVMSLAGFSNKLVVFCNWVINYFTKNTDNRLIIRYFNKETMMTEPVAK, encoded by the coding sequence ATGGCTGATATGTTTTTAGGAAAATCGTCTGGTAAACCACGTGTGGTTATCATTGGCGGTGGCTTTGGCGGCGTAAACGTTGGGCGGCACCTGCGCAACGAAGACGTTGAGGTGGTAATGATAGATAAACATAACTATCACACTTTTCAGCCATTACTGTATCAGGTGGCAATAGGTGCTATTGAGGCTGATGCGGTAGGATTTCCCATCCGCCGTATTTTTACCGGCTATAAAAACTTTGCTTTTCACATGGCCGAAGTGCAAAAAATAAACGCTGATACCAGCAGTGTGAGCACATCCTTAGGCGATATACATTACGATTATTTGGTGATAGCTACCGGAGCTAATACCAACTACTTTGGCAATAAAGAAATTGAGCATTTTACCATGCCGATGAAAAATATACCGGAGGCACTAAATATTCGTAGCTCGGTGTTGCAAAACCTCGAAAAGGCAGCCGTTACCGCTGATAAAGCCGAGCGCGATGCGCTATTAACCTTTGTAGTAGTAGGTGGCGGACCAACGGGAGCAGAGTTGTCAGGAGCGCTTGCCGAAATGCGTACAAATATGCTTTGCAAAGATTTTCCGGATTTGAAGCCTGACGATATGAAAGTATACCTAGCTGAAGGGAAGCCCAAACTAATTGCTGCCATGTCTGAACAGGCCTCGGTAAAAGCTAAAGAGTTTTTATCCGACATGGGTGTAATTATTTATAATGACGTGCATGTAACCAGTTATAACGGTGATGAACTTAAAATTGATAATGGCGTTACTGTGCGGACAAAAAACGTTTTTTGGGCAGCAGGAGTGAAAGGAGAAGTGCCGGAAGGTATATCACAAGACATTGTTGTACGCGGTGCGCGAATACAAACCGACGAGATTAGCCGGGTTAAAGGCTATCAAAACGTATTTGCTATTGGCGATGTTGCGGCCATGATTACGCCCGACTCGCCCGAGGGGCATCCGGGTGTTGCACCCGTAGCCATACAGCAGGGGGCACATTTGGCCAAAAACATAATCAATATAATAAAGGGACAGAAGACCGAACCTTTTAAGTATCACGACAAAGGATCGTTGGCTACCATTGGTCGAAACAAAGCCGTTGCCGATTTAGGCAAACTGCATTTTCAGGGCTTTTTCGCTTGGCTCATCTGGATGTTTGTGCATGTGATGTCGTTGGCCGGGTTTAGTAACAAACTAGTGGTTTTTTGCAATTGGGTAATTAACTACTTCACTAAAAACACAGACAACAGATTAATCATCCGATATTTTAATAAAGAAACAATGATGACCGAACCGGTTGCAAAGTAA